CATCAGCATCCGACGCACCAGGTCCTTGGCACTCTCTGAGATGTGGCTCCACTGGCGTGGGTTCATCTAGAGGAgagggtcacacacacacgctctcagaTGGATGTAGGGCTGCAGCAACCGAGGGAATGCCAGATACGTTTATCACCTTGGGCACAGTATATACCTGGAGCTTTTTAACCTAGCTATAGATGGAAGGTTGCCATGTACCCCCCACCAGGCCCAGAAGACAGAATGAGGACTGTTCTACATGGTACATTCTGAATGCTCTGTATGGGCCTCAATAAGGCCTTGATGGAAATGCAGCTGGGGCAGCTTTCCAAGCCGTAGCTTGTGGTTGTTAACCACGTGCAATGACCCGCTACTGCAGGTTTCACACCCAACCATTtcttagttagttagtgtgtgtgtgtgtgtgttttagagggCAGTTATGGAAAATCAACTACTACCTTATATTTCCCCTTAATGATAGCCTCAAACAGGCGTTCCTTGGTACCGTAGAAGGGCAGGCAGCCAGACAGCAGGATGAACAGGATGACTCCACAGCCCCACACGTCGACAGGCTTCCCATACGGCTCTCTCTTCACCACCTCTGGGGCCATGAAGTGGGGCGTGCCTACTCGACCTGGGGAGGAATGGGGGGTTCGAGTGTGGGTTTACACACAGatacgagagagaggagagaatgacaAATACACAGTCCCAGAGTGAATATAGAGTACCTCCTGCCACCAGGCCTGATTCTCCTAGTTGTATGGCCACTCCAAACCCCCCCAGCTTGACAGGAGCTGAGTTCTCCTTAGAGGCCAGCAGGACACAGTGAGGCTACaagacagggacacagagagagagagagagagagagagatagatggagggattgGGTTCAAGCTTCATAAAAAAAGTGCTCCATTTTGTACCATCCTATTGTAGTAAAACCTTGGTAGTGCTGGACCTAAAGGGTTCCTAGACGGGACAAAGGCTGAGGGCTACCTGCTTTACTGCAGAAACTCTCCAACTGATATcgaagaggagaaaggaggatgaCGACACtggacagatagagagaacaccagagaaaggaggaagagaggagaaaggaggatgaCGACACtggacagatagagagaacaccagagaaaggaagaggagacaggaggacgaCGACACtggacagatagagagaacaccagagaaaggaagaggagaaaggaggacgaCGACACtggacagatagagagaacaccagagaaaggaggaagagaggagaaaggaggacgaCGACACtggacagatagagagaacaccagagaaaggaagaggagaaaggaggacgaCGACACtggacagatagagagaacaccagagaaaggaagaggagaggagacaggaggacgaCGACACtggacagatagagagaacaccagagaaaggaagaggagaggagacaggaggacgaCGACACtggacagatagagagaacaccagagaaaggaagaggagaggagacaggaggacgaCAACATtggacagatagagagaacaccagagaaaggaagaggagaggagaaaggaggacgaCGACACtggacagatagagagaacaccagagaaaggaagaggagaggagacaggaggacgaCGACACtggacagatagagagaacaCCAGAGAaacgaggaagagaggagaacatagagagaagaggtggaggatgaGGAGCAGTGACAGTCAGGGTGTGGTCTCACAGCGCTGGTTTCCTGCCCTACTCTGCACTTCAcactggagggggaggatggggtctGTGGTCTGAGGGATCTGACAGCTGCTAACAGCTGACAAGGGGTGGTTGGGGGAGGTGTGAGAGAAGAACATCgaggcacagagagaggaccagagagaggaagagagaggaggaaagagagcgagagagtgaaggaagggaggagagctCAGAGTAACAGACTCATACTTTTGAGCAAAagagacaaagaaagaaaaaagTGTGTAGGAGAGTAACCAGAGAAGTCTCAACACGATCCCACTGAACCTGACAACCAAGGGACAGTAGGACCAGGGGCTGTTAAAGGATATGTAAcgacacacacattctggacagtGGACAGTCAAACTACAGCTGCAGAGTCTCTGACATGGGGGGAATCTGGATGGTGAGTGAGATCCTGTCTTAATAAAGACATCAGTGAACCTGTGTGTGTGAATCTGTGAAAACCTAAAGGCAGACCATGTTCTTTACTAGGTGGTGAATCCAAGATAGGTCATAGGTATAATACAATAATTGCACTTAAAGTAGTGGTTGATTTTTCGTTACTTCTTTTCCTGCTACAGGGGAGTTGAAATACAACATTGTGAAAGGGAAGTGGTAAATGTGGTGACATTTAAAAATAGATTAGTTCTTTGAGTGCTTTTACAGTGTTTTTTCAATGAAAACCGCCAAAGTCCTTTCCTGTTAACAGACCACTTTTTTTGTTAATGCATTGACCTCTCTCTCCGTTTTTCATCCATATCAATAAAAAACATCTCTCCACCcccgcctctccctccctctatctcccacAGCACTGAAGATCTGCTGGACCTAAAGACACCCCAGCTTCAACACAATGACCACttttccctcctcccccctttcCACCTCCTCTCCCAACACCTCTTTacccctgtcctcctcttccttccccttCTCCAATGCCACCTATCCCCCCTTTACCTCCTCCTCTCCAAACCAGACCCTATGTAATCTAGATGACAGTGCCCTGCGCCTCCCCCTGGTCTTCTTCtactccctcttcttcctcctgggTCTGGTAGGTAATCTCCTGGCCCTGTGGGTCTTCGTATTCCTCCACTCCAGGAGGAACTCTGTCCGGGTGTTCCTCATCAACGTGGCCATAGCTGACCTGGTGCTCCTGGCCTGCCTTCCCTTCAGAGTCCTCTACCATGCTAACGGTAACCGCTGGGTCCTCGGCCCCCTGGTCTGTAAAGTGGTGGGCAACCTCTTCTACATGAACATGTACATCAGTATCACTCTGCTGGGGTTCATTAGTCTGGATAGGTATGTGAAGCTGAAGGGGCGGGGCGGAGCCAGGAGGCTGAGAGGtgggggatggagctgggtggcGTGCAGGGCGCTCTGGGGGCTGTCCCTGGCGGCGGCCGTGCCCATGATCGCCATGTCGGAGGGAAACGAGGAACCTGGGAAGTGTTTCCAGTATAAGCAGCGGCGTGGGGCGAAGGGGAAGGCTTACTTCAACATGGCTCTGGTGCTGCTGTTCTGGGGGGTGTTCTGCCTGCTGGTGGTCTCCTATGGGAAGATAGCCATGCGCCTCCTCAAGGTGTCCAGGGATAAACCTGACCTCCCCAATGCCCACCGCTACGGTAGCGCCGCCAGGAAGTCCTTCTTCGTGCTCTTCCTGTTCACCGTCTGCTTCGGGCCCTACCACGCCTTCCGCCCATTCTACGTCCTCTCCCAGCTCAACCAATCCCCATCCTTGTCATcctgggcagacgaagagagagcagtaggagtagcagtgttgtctgtggtgatccatgtttccgtcagtgccaagaagtcgagggactggagggaggcataggctgagatgaactctgccttgttggccgcagatcggcagttccagaggctaccggagacctggaactccacttggatcgtgcgcgctgggaccaccagattagggtggccgcggccacgcggtgtggagcgtttgtatggtctgtgcagagaggagagaacagggatagacagacacatagttgacaggctacacaagaggctacgctaatgcaaaggagattggaatgacaagtggactacacgtctcgagtgttcagaaagttaagcttacgtagcaagaatcttattgactaaattgattaaaatgatacagtactgctgaagtaggctagctggcagaggctgcgttgttgactatgtaggctagctggcattggctgcgttgttgacactacactaatcaagtcgttccgttgagtgtaatagtttctactgtgctgctattcggggctagctggctagctagcagtgttgattacgttacgttgcgttaaaagaacgacaatagctggctagctaacctaggaaatcgctctagactacacaattatctttgatacaaagacggctatgtagctagctatgtagctagctacgatcaaacaaatcaagccgttgtactgtaatgaaatgaaatgaaaaatgtgatactacctgtggagcgaagcgaaatgcgaccggattgttgagtgcagaagttctgttcggtagatgttggctagctgttggctagctagcagagtctcctacgttaaggacgacaaatagctggctagctaacctcggtaaattaagataatcactctaaaactacacactctaaactacacaattatcttggatacgaagacagcaaagacaactatgtagctagctaacactacactaatcaagtcgttcagttgagtgtaatagttgtgctgctaatcggtagacggtggactagctaacggtggacgttagctagctggctagctgcagggcagtgtagactgcgttaggaggacgaaatacgataattacgcaattatctatgatacaaagacggctatgtagctagctaagaagaaattgctaagattagacaaatcaaaccgttgtactataatgaaatgtaatgaaatgtaatactacctgcggaccgagtgcagatgcgaccgctcgctccaacccggaagccatgtgtaatggtcacatacacatggttaacatatgttaatggtcacatacacatggttagcagatgttaatggtcacatacacatggttaacagatgttaa
This is a stretch of genomic DNA from Oncorhynchus nerka isolate Pitt River unplaced genomic scaffold, Oner_Uvic_2.0 unplaced_scaffold_1410, whole genome shotgun sequence. It encodes these proteins:
- the LOC115129847 gene encoding probable G-protein coupled receptor 34 yields the protein MTTFPSSPLSTSSPNTSLPLSSSSFPFSNATYPPFTSSSPNQTLCNLDDSALRLPLVFFYSLFFLLGLVGNLLALWVFVFLHSRRNSVRVFLINVAIADLVLLACLPFRVLYHANGNRWVLGPLVCKVVGNLFYMNMYISITLLGFISLDRYVKLKGRGGARRLRGGGWSWVACRALWGLSLAAAVPMIAMSEGNEEPGKCFQYKQRRGAKGKAYFNMALVLLFWGVFCLLVVSYGKIAMRLLKVSRDKPDLPNAHRYGSAARKSFFVLFLFTVCFGPYHAFRPFYVLSQLNQSPSLSSWADEERAVGVAVLSVVIHVSVSAKKSRDWREA